In the genome of Arthrobacter sp. PAMC25284, the window TGGGTCAAGCCGCAGGAATTTGTTGACCTGCAGCACGAGGCGGACGAAATCGGCTTCCTCGGCGTGATGAGCGGCCCGCTGGTACGTTCCTCATACCGCGCCGGCCGGCTCTGGGCCACGGCGATGCGCAAGAAGGGCTGGGAAATCCCGGCCGAGCTCGCCCACATTGAAAGCTCCGGCAGCACCCGGCAGGAAGCCAGCTCGCTGCTCGCGGCCCGCTCCTGAATCCACCACACCGCAAGTGCGGATGAGGGCCGGGCTCCGGAGCAATCCGGCGTCCGGCCCTCAACCGTAAATCACGTAGAATTAAAGGCACTATGGCGAACTCCTCTGACTCCAGCATCTCCACACCGGACTCCGACGCTCCCAAGCGCGGCCTCTTCTCCCGCAAGCCCAAGGCAGCAAAGATCAAGAAGCCGAGCCGGTTGAAGCAGATCGGCGAGGTTTTCAAGATGACCCGCCGGCATGACCCCATGGTCCAGTGGGTCATGTTGCTGGCCTTCCTGGGCGTTGTCGCCGCCAGCCTCCTCGTGGGTTTCCTGTTGGACAACTGGATCACCGGCCTGATCATTGGCATCACGCTCGGTGTCCTGGCCGCGACCCTTATTCTGTCCCGGCGCGCTGAACGCGCCGCCTTCGCGCAGATCGAGAACCAACCCGGCGCGTCCGGTGCTGCACTGGGAACGCTCAAGCGCGGGTGGATCACAGAAGACCAGCCCGTGGCCGTGAACCCGCGGACCCAGGACGCGATTTTCCGCGCCATCGGCCGTCCCGGCGTCGTACTGGTCACCGAGGGTCCCAGCGCCCGGGTCAAACCGCTCGTTGACGCTGAACGCAAGCGGCTCGCCCGGATCCTGCCCAACGTCACCATCCACGTTATCGAGAGCGGCCGCGGCGACGGCCAGGTGCCGATCAGCCAGATCGCAAAGAAGATGAACAAGCTTAAGAATGAGCTGACCAAGATCGAGGTCGGCGCCGTGTCCAAGCGGATTTCCTCTTTGGGCAGCCGCTTGCCCATTCCCAAGGGCATTGATCCTTTCAAGGCCCGTCCAAACCGCGGACGTTAGCCCGACGGCAGCCTTCGAGAACCGCCCCGGTTTCCACCCGCACGTGGGGAGGCAGCCGGGGCGTTTTCTTGTGCCGAGTCGGCTCTCCGTAAAGCATTGACCAAACAATTTCTCACCGACGTCCCCCGGGACAGAAACCGGAGCATCCCATGAAACGCCCGTCCACGCCCGCACTGATCCGTACTTTCCGTGTGCTGGCGATCGCCGAAGGCTTCAGTTGGGCGGCATTGCTGGTCGGGATGTTCCTGAAATGGGTGGCCGGGACCACTGAGCTGGGAGTGCAGATCGCAGGCCCCATCCACGGCGCGTTGTTCATCGGCTACGGGCTCTCGGCACTGGCTCTCTGGGGTGCCCTCCGTTGGCCGTTCCGGGTAGCTGTTGCCGCCGGGTTCTCCGCCGTGCTTCCCTTCGCCACAGTCTGGTTTGAACGCTGGGCCGGCCGCCGCGGCTATCTTGATCCCGCGGACCGCCACGAGGGCACGCAGCAGGTGACAGCGGGCGTGGAGGCGCAGGTCTGATCCGTCGACGACGGTCCGGCCTTAGTCCGGGCCGTGCCGGGCCTGCTCCGGGCCTGTTCCGCCCTCTTACGGCTGGACCTGCGGCCAGGTCCTGCATTCGGACTGCCCAGTACTACATTCGGACGAGGATGGTGTTCAACGCTTTGTCGTGGAGGCCACGCTGGTCAGGATCAAAAATGACCGCCGGAATGACAAGGCACAGCAGCAGGCTCCGTACCAGGGCAGCCAGCGGACCAGCGGAACCGCCGCGCAGGCTCACGACATGGATCCCGGCGATCCGGTGGCCGATACTGTAGCCCAGCGTGCCGATCAAGAGGATCTGTTCGACGGCGAACACGCCAAGGGTGGCCCACGAATTTCCACCGAACGCGAAGTTGCTGATGAGCAATGCAAAGCCCCAATCGATGCAGATCGCAAGAATCCTGCGCCCCGCACGGGCCATCGAGCCCGGCCCCGATTCCGGCAGTCCCAGCCGCTCCCCCGGATACTTCGAGAGGCCGGACGTGTCCGGTCCGCTGAGCCATGAGCCTATATCTTTACGATCAACCACCGGTCCAGACTATCGGTTCGGGAGCCGGACGACGACGCATCGCCTGGCCCACACTTTGGAACCGGATAGGCCAATCTACGGACACCGCGTACGGTTTAGGGGACAGTTCATTCTGTAACCTGCCGGAAACAATGCGGACACTAGCGGGAAATCCCGTCTGCCTAAGGTAGTAACAGTTGCTAGCGGCTATAGGAGCGGGGATTTTTTCTGCCTTCCCCGCCGTCGGACTGCGCTGGACCATAGTGCCTGACGGCCACATATTTCATATGCGTAAGGAGCATAGATGTTCAAGACTGCGGACGACGTCCTCAAGTTCATCAAAGACGAAGACATTAAATTCGTCGATATCCGCTTCACCGACCTCCCTGGCGTTCAGCAGCACTTCAACGTGCCCGCCAAGAGCGTGGACGCGGACTTCTTCGTCAACGGCCAACTCTTTGACGGATCATCGATCCGCGGCTTCCAGGGCATTGCCGAGTCTGACATGCAGCTCATCCCGGACGTAACGACCGCGTTCGTCGACGCTTTCCGCATGGAAAAGACCCTCGCGCTGAACTTCTCCATCGTCAACCCGCGCACCGGCGACCCTTACCACCGCGACCCCCGCGGCGTGGCCGAGAAGGCCGAGGCCTACCTGGCGTCGACCGGCATCGCCGACACTGCGTTCTTCGCACCTGAGGCCGAGTTCTTCGTCTTTGACAACGTCCAGTACCAGTCCTCACCGCAGGGCAGCTTCTACAAGATCGACTCAGAAGAAGCACACTGGAACACCGGCCGTGAAGAAGAGGGCGGAAACCTCGGCTATAAGACCCCCGTCAAGGGCGGCTACTTCCCGGTCTCCCCCACAGACAAGCAGGCCGACCTCCGCGACGCAATGTGCATCGCCCTGGACGAGGCCGGCCTTGAGGTCGAACGCAGCCACCACGAAGTCGGTTCCGCCGGGCAGGCTGAGATCAACTACAAGTTCACCACCCTGACCCACGCCGCTGATGATCTGCAGAAGTTCAAGTACGTCATCAAGAACACCGCGGACGCCTGGGGCAAGTCTGTCACCTTTATGCCGAAGCCGGTCTTCGGCGACAACGGCTCCGGCATGCACTGCCACCAGTCCTTGTGGACCAACGGCGAGCCGCTGTTCTACGACGAGAAGGGCTACGCCGGGCTCTCCGACATGGCCCGCTGGTACATCGGTGGCCTGCTGAAGCACTCCTCGGCTGTTCTCGCGTTCACCAACCCGACGGTCAACTCCTACCGCCGCCTGGTCAAGGGCTTCGAAGCGCCGGTCAACATGGTCTACTCGCAGGGCAACCGCTCCGCCGGTATCCGTATCCCGATCACCGGTTCCAACCCGAAGGCCAAGCGCATCGAATTCCGCGCTCCGGACCCCTCCTCCAACCCGTACCTGGCGTTCGCTGCCCAGCTGATGGCCGGCATCGACGGCATCCGCAACCGCATCGAACCGCCGGCTCCGATCGACAAGGACCTCTACGAGCTCCCCGCCGAGGAAGCCAAGGACATCCCCAAGGCTCCCGGAACGCTCGAAGAAGCCCTCGATGCACTGGCCGAGGACAACGAGTTCCTGCAGGCAGGCGGCGTCTTCACCCAGGACCTGATCGACACCTGGATCGAATACAAGTACGAGAACGAAATCCGCCCGCTCTCGCTGCGCCCGAACCCGTACGAGTTCGAGCTGTACTACGGCGTCTAGTCACCGTACGGACCGCGCACCAACTGGTCCGCCCAAGATCCGCCCGGCCCGCCTCCATACCGGAGGCAGGCCGGGCGGATCTTTTTTGTCGGCCGTTCCGGTGTTGTAGACACCGCCCGGCAGTGACACGATGCATCAATGGATGCCCTTCGCACCAAGCGCCTGGGTCCCGGCGACCGTGAGGCGGCTCGCGCCGTGTTCGCGGTGATGGCGCAGGCGTTTGCAGAAGAAGCCAGGCCCCTTCCTGACGACTATGTTGACGCGCTGCTGCAAAGCGATGCGTTCTGGGTCCTCGCGGCGTTCGCCGATAAGAGCATCATTGGCGGCCTCACAGCCCACACGCTGCCGCTGACCCGCTCGCCGTCCGCAGAACTGTTCATCTATGACCTTGCCGTCCATCAGGACCATCGTCGCCGGGGCGTGGGCCGCAGGCTGATTCTGGATGTGCGCGACGCCGCCCGTGCGGCCAACCTGGGCGATGTCGTTCTCGCCGCGGACCAGGAGGACACATATGCGCTCGAGTTTTATCGCGCCCAGGGTGGCGCAGCAGCCCTGGCGACCATTTTCACCTTTACGCCCGAGTGAGTATGTGCAGGTTGGCGCTTTGGCCCGATGACTGGACGGGTGATGGCTGCCTGCCCCCTACGTGGTGGCCGGAGGCGTTCTCCGGATTTCCTGGATAACCCAGCGGTTTCCGTCCGGATCCTTGAAGGTGGCGAATAAAAACCCGCCCATGTCCTGCGGTTCGCTGATCTCGGCTCCGCGGCTGATCAGGGCGGCCCGAATCTCGGCCATGTCGGTCACGACGAGCTGCAGCCCCTCAAGGCTGCCGGGCGCCATGCTGTGCATTCCCGTGCCGATGACAATCGA includes:
- a CDS encoding RDD family protein, with the protein product MVDRKDIGSWLSGPDTSGLSKYPGERLGLPESGPGSMARAGRRILAICIDWGFALLISNFAFGGNSWATLGVFAVEQILLIGTLGYSIGHRIAGIHVVSLRGGSAGPLAALVRSLLLCLVIPAVIFDPDQRGLHDKALNTILVRM
- the glnA gene encoding type I glutamate--ammonia ligase produces the protein MFKTADDVLKFIKDEDIKFVDIRFTDLPGVQQHFNVPAKSVDADFFVNGQLFDGSSIRGFQGIAESDMQLIPDVTTAFVDAFRMEKTLALNFSIVNPRTGDPYHRDPRGVAEKAEAYLASTGIADTAFFAPEAEFFVFDNVQYQSSPQGSFYKIDSEEAHWNTGREEEGGNLGYKTPVKGGYFPVSPTDKQADLRDAMCIALDEAGLEVERSHHEVGSAGQAEINYKFTTLTHAADDLQKFKYVIKNTADAWGKSVTFMPKPVFGDNGSGMHCHQSLWTNGEPLFYDEKGYAGLSDMARWYIGGLLKHSSAVLAFTNPTVNSYRRLVKGFEAPVNMVYSQGNRSAGIRIPITGSNPKAKRIEFRAPDPSSNPYLAFAAQLMAGIDGIRNRIEPPAPIDKDLYELPAEEAKDIPKAPGTLEEALDALAEDNEFLQAGGVFTQDLIDTWIEYKYENEIRPLSLRPNPYEFELYYGV
- a CDS encoding DUF4191 domain-containing protein, producing MANSSDSSISTPDSDAPKRGLFSRKPKAAKIKKPSRLKQIGEVFKMTRRHDPMVQWVMLLAFLGVVAASLLVGFLLDNWITGLIIGITLGVLAATLILSRRAERAAFAQIENQPGASGAALGTLKRGWITEDQPVAVNPRTQDAIFRAIGRPGVVLVTEGPSARVKPLVDAERKRLARILPNVTIHVIESGRGDGQVPISQIAKKMNKLKNELTKIEVGAVSKRISSLGSRLPIPKGIDPFKARPNRGR
- a CDS encoding VOC family protein: MELRLEVVQVPVSDVDRAKKFYTELLGFELDHDVEHIPGMRVVQLTPPGSAASIVIGTGMHSMAPGSLEGLQLVVTDMAEIRAALISRGAEISEPQDMGGFLFATFKDPDGNRWVIQEIRRTPPATT
- a CDS encoding DUF3817 domain-containing protein; translation: MKRPSTPALIRTFRVLAIAEGFSWAALLVGMFLKWVAGTTELGVQIAGPIHGALFIGYGLSALALWGALRWPFRVAVAAGFSAVLPFATVWFERWAGRRGYLDPADRHEGTQQVTAGVEAQV
- a CDS encoding GNAT family N-acetyltransferase codes for the protein MDALRTKRLGPGDREAARAVFAVMAQAFAEEARPLPDDYVDALLQSDAFWVLAAFADKSIIGGLTAHTLPLTRSPSAELFIYDLAVHQDHRRRGVGRRLILDVRDAARAANLGDVVLAADQEDTYALEFYRAQGGAAALATIFTFTPE